The Phycisphaerae bacterium RAS1 genome includes a region encoding these proteins:
- the metF gene encoding 5,10-methylenetetrahydrofolate reductase, whose translation MRIRELLACGRPTISFEFFPPKDDNGLVALRDTIAALRELRPTYISVTYGAGGSTRERTIELVTRIRQDYQIEAMAHLTCVGAGQDEIRAVLERLAAARVDNVLALRGDPPRGDAAFTPHPDGFRFASELAGFAKQRFGFCLGGACYPEKHVEAASLEDDLEHLRKKVDAGCEFLISQLFFDNRFYFDFVSRCRAAGIGVPIIPGIMPITNVKQVERFTQMCGASIPEELLAELRRLQDDPNSVLSLGVAHATAQCLELLQRGAPGIHFYTLNKSTATRTILTAIRAVYPPARTPAGTFV comes from the coding sequence ATGCGCATCCGCGAACTGCTGGCATGCGGCCGGCCGACCATTTCATTCGAGTTCTTCCCTCCCAAGGACGACAACGGGCTGGTCGCGCTGCGCGACACGATCGCCGCTTTGCGCGAGCTGCGCCCGACCTACATATCCGTCACGTACGGCGCCGGCGGGAGCACGCGCGAGCGGACGATCGAGCTGGTGACGCGCATTCGCCAGGACTACCAGATTGAGGCCATGGCGCACCTCACCTGCGTCGGCGCGGGCCAAGACGAAATCCGGGCCGTGCTGGAACGCCTGGCCGCCGCGCGGGTGGACAATGTGCTGGCGCTGCGCGGCGACCCGCCGCGCGGCGACGCCGCGTTCACACCGCATCCGGACGGCTTTCGCTTTGCCAGCGAGTTGGCGGGTTTCGCCAAGCAGCGCTTCGGGTTTTGCCTGGGCGGCGCGTGCTACCCGGAGAAACACGTCGAGGCGGCCAGCCTGGAGGACGACCTGGAGCACCTGCGAAAGAAGGTGGACGCCGGGTGCGAGTTTCTGATTTCGCAGCTTTTCTTCGACAACCGCTTCTACTTTGACTTCGTGTCGCGCTGCCGGGCGGCGGGCATCGGGGTGCCGATCATTCCCGGCATCATGCCCATCACGAACGTCAAGCAGGTCGAGCGCTTTACGCAGATGTGCGGCGCGAGCATTCCGGAAGAACTTCTGGCCGAGCTGCGCCGGCTTCAGGACGACCCGAACTCGGTGTTGTCGCTGGGCGTGGCGCACGCGACCGCTCAGTGCCTCGAGCTGCTGCAGCGCGGAGCGCCGGGGATTCACTTCTACACGCTCAACAAGTCGACCGCGACACGGACGATTCTGACGGCGATTCGAGCGGTCTACCCGCCCGCGCGGACGCCGGCCGGGACGTTTGTCTGA
- the lutC gene encoding Lactate utilization protein C, whose translation MTDATRTASAALPPVVVELIARTARRVASDGSPPPDIAEAVTRQLTSADDRVSRFITAAKAAGSEPETVTAAELAGRVSDLLAKAGAADALLELPDFLPQSTAIRQALQGASVRMVDDRSDESLFAVRAAVTGVAAAIAETGSIVIESGGGVSRSASLVPPLHVAIVLESQLLPDLLDYFAAGSRSPPTCATLITGPSKTADIEGILVTGVHGPGRVVILVVRV comes from the coding sequence ATGACTGACGCGACTCGAACCGCGAGCGCGGCGTTGCCGCCGGTCGTCGTTGAGCTGATCGCGCGGACGGCGCGGCGGGTCGCGTCCGACGGCTCGCCGCCGCCGGACATTGCGGAGGCGGTGACTCGACAACTGACGTCGGCCGACGACCGGGTGTCGAGATTCATCACGGCGGCGAAGGCGGCCGGAAGCGAGCCGGAGACCGTCACGGCGGCCGAGCTGGCGGGGCGCGTGAGCGACTTGTTGGCGAAAGCCGGCGCGGCGGACGCACTGCTCGAATTGCCTGACTTCCTGCCGCAGAGCACCGCAATCCGGCAGGCGTTGCAGGGTGCGTCAGTCCGGATGGTTGACGATCGCTCGGATGAGTCGCTGTTTGCCGTTCGGGCGGCCGTGACTGGTGTCGCTGCGGCGATTGCCGAGACCGGGAGCATCGTGATTGAAAGCGGCGGCGGCGTGAGCCGATCGGCGTCGCTGGTTCCGCCGCTGCACGTTGCGATTGTCCTGGAATCGCAGTTGCTGCCGGACCTCCTGGATTACTTTGCCGCGGGGAGCCGTTCGCCGCCGACCTGTGCGACGCTGATCACCGGGCCGAGCAAGACGGCGGACATTGAGGGAATCCTGGTTACGGGTGTGCACGGGCCCGGAAGGGTGGTGATCCTGGTCGTGCGGGTGTAA
- the lutB gene encoding Lactate utilization protein B has product MEQARSGSVGPPRPTADVAAIGAPSDAEVRRYRTLEQRIAAAMADAPVIQSIRLATIRKVDQREAGMRALRDPEGLRELAARIKQHTLDQLPRYLEQFSRHAVAAGAQLHVADDAAAARRIIVEIARAKGSKLAVKVKSMTTEEVHLNDALLAAGVRTVETDLGEFIVQLDRDRPSHIVTPIIHKNRKQIAAAMQRELGVEYTEDPTRLSLLARDYLREVFRRCDLGVSGVNFAIAENGTIVICTNEGNGRMSTTRPRVHIALMGIEKLIPRLADLAVFLKLLARGSTGQPLTVYTTLINGARRAGEIDGPEELHIVLLDNGRSALLGGESSEVLRCIRCGACLNACPVYRNIGGHAYASVYPGPIGSLVSPLLTPSAGHHDLPRASSLCGACFAACPVKIDIPRQLVRLRATHKDRLPLDKRLGMKLWQRVMMSPRLYAWAQAGLRLALPGGQGGWVDGGPGPLKAWTLFRDLPPPAVKTFRQRWAEELADD; this is encoded by the coding sequence CACTTGAGCAACGCATCGCCGCCGCGATGGCCGACGCCCCGGTGATTCAGTCGATCCGGCTGGCGACGATCCGCAAGGTGGATCAGCGCGAAGCGGGCATGCGGGCGCTGCGCGATCCGGAGGGGCTGCGCGAGCTGGCGGCGCGGATCAAGCAGCACACGCTCGATCAGCTTCCGCGCTATCTTGAACAATTTTCGCGTCATGCGGTCGCGGCGGGAGCGCAGTTGCACGTCGCGGACGACGCTGCGGCGGCGCGGCGCATCATCGTCGAGATCGCCCGCGCCAAGGGGTCGAAGCTGGCGGTGAAGGTTAAGAGCATGACGACCGAGGAGGTGCATCTGAACGATGCGCTGCTCGCGGCCGGCGTACGGACGGTCGAAACCGATCTGGGCGAGTTCATCGTGCAGCTTGATCGCGACCGGCCGAGCCACATCGTTACGCCGATCATCCATAAGAACCGCAAGCAGATTGCGGCCGCAATGCAGCGCGAGCTGGGGGTCGAGTACACAGAAGACCCGACGCGACTTTCGCTGCTGGCGCGCGACTACCTGCGCGAGGTGTTCCGCCGCTGCGATCTGGGCGTCAGCGGGGTCAATTTTGCGATCGCTGAGAACGGCACGATCGTGATCTGCACCAATGAGGGCAACGGCCGCATGTCCACGACGCGGCCGCGCGTGCACATCGCGCTGATGGGCATCGAGAAGCTGATTCCGCGGCTTGCGGACCTGGCGGTGTTTCTGAAGCTGCTGGCCCGCGGCAGCACCGGGCAGCCGCTGACGGTGTACACGACGCTGATCAACGGCGCGCGGCGCGCGGGCGAGATCGACGGGCCGGAGGAGCTGCACATCGTGCTGCTCGATAACGGCCGCTCGGCGCTTCTGGGCGGGGAGTCGTCGGAGGTGCTGCGCTGCATTCGCTGCGGGGCGTGTCTGAACGCTTGCCCGGTCTATCGCAACATCGGCGGACATGCGTACGCCAGCGTGTATCCCGGCCCGATCGGCAGCCTGGTGTCGCCGCTGCTTACGCCGAGCGCCGGACATCACGACCTGCCGCGGGCGTCGAGCCTGTGCGGGGCGTGCTTCGCGGCCTGCCCGGTGAAGATCGACATTCCGCGACAGCTTGTGCGGCTGCGGGCGACGCACAAAGACCGGTTGCCGCTCGACAAGCGGCTCGGAATGAAGCTGTGGCAGCGCGTCATGATGTCGCCGCGACTGTACGCGTGGGCGCAGGCCGGGCTGCGGCTGGCGCTGCCAGGCGGGCAGGGGGGCTGGGTGGATGGCGGCCCGGGGCCGCTGAAGGCGTGGACGTTGTTTCGCGACCTGCCGCCGCCGGCGGTGAAGACGTTCCGGCAGAGATGGGCAGAGGAGTTGGCCGATGACTGA